From the Streptomyces sp. NBC_01216 genome, the window TGGAGAAGGCTGCCTCGTCCAGGATCTGGGCGGTGTCCCGCTCGGTGACCTCGACCTGGCCGGGGTCGCCCTCGTACTCCTCGTCGGTGGTGCCGAGCAGGAGCATGTCCTCCCAGGGGAGGGCGAAGGTGATGCGGTACTTGTCGATCGGCGTGGCCAGCGCGGCCTTCCACGGGGAGGTCCGCTTGAGGACCAGGTGCGCGCCTTTCGACAGGCGGATCGAGGGAGCCGCGTTCGGGTCCTCCATCCGGCGCAGGTGGTCGACCCACGGGCCGGTGGCGTTGAGCACGAGACGGGCGCTGACGCCGAACTCGTCGCCTGTGGTGCGGTCCTTGAGCTCCGCACCGGTGACCCGGCCTCGGGTGAAGCGCAACCCGGTGACCTCCGCGTGGTTGAGGACGGTGGCTCCGGCGGCGACCGCCGCGCGGACCGTCATCAGCGCCATGCGGGCGTCGTTCATCTGGTCGTCGCCGTACACGGCCACGGCCTTGAGGTCGTCGGTGCGCAGTTCGGGCACGTCCTGCGCGGCCTTGGCCGGTGAGAGGAGGTGTCCGACGCCGTCGCCGAAGGCCGACAGGGCGCTGTAGGCGAAGACGCCGGCGCCGAGCTTGGCCGCGCCGTGCGGGCCGCCCTTGTAGACGGGCAGGTAGAAGGTGAGGGGGTTGGCGAGGTGCGGTGCCACCTGGCGGGACACCGCACGCCGCTCGAAGTGGTTCTCCGCGACCAGCTTCACCGCGCCGGTCTGCAGGTAGCGCAGACCGCCGTGGAGCAGCTTGGAGGAGGCGGAGGAGGTGGCGCCGGCGAAGTCGCCGGCGTCCACAAGGGCCACCCGCAGGCCCGACTGCGCGGCGTGCCAGGCGGTGGAGATGCCCAGGATGCCACCGCCGATCACCAGGAGGTCGTACGTCGCCTTGGAAAGCTGTTCCCGGGTCTCGGCGCGGCTCGGCAGGGAACCGGCAGCCGGGCGCGTCCCGAGGGTGGGGACGCTCTGCAGGGTGGTCATGTCGAATTACTCCTCGTCAGATCCGTCTTCGAGCCAGCCCATGGAGCGTTCAACGGCCTTCAGCCAGCTCTTGTACTCGCTGTCACGCTTGTCGGCGTCCATGCGAGGGGTCCATTCAGCGGCGCGGCGCCAGTTGGCGCGCAGCGCGTCGGTGTCCGGCCAGAAGCCGACGGCCAGGCCGGCGGCGTAGGCGGCGCCGAGGCAGGTCGTCTCGGCGACCATCGGACGCACGACCGGCGCGTCCAGGAAGTCCGAGAGGGTCTGCATCAGCAGGTTGTTGGAGGTCATGCCGCCGTCCACCTTGAGCGCGGTCAGTTCGACGCCGGAGTCCTTGGTCATGGCGTCGGTGATCTCGCGGGTCTGCCAGGCGGTGGCCTCGAGGACGGCGCGGGCGATGTGCGCCTTGGTGACGTACCGGGTGAGGCCGGCGATCACACCGCGGGCGTCGGAGCGCCAGTACGGGGCGAACAGGCCGGAGAAGGCCGGGACGAAGTAGGCACCGCCGTTGTCCTCGACGGAGGACGCCAGGGTCTCGATCTCGGCGGCGGACTTGATCAGGCCCATCTGGTCGCGCATCCACTGCACCAGCGAACCGGTGACGGCGATCGAGCCCTCCAGGGCGTAGACCGGCTTCTCCTCGCCGATCTGGTAGCCGACCGTGGTCAGCAGGCCGCTGTAGGAGTTGATGATCTTGTCACCGGTGTTCATCAGCATGAAGGTGCCGGTGCCGTAGGTGGACTTGGCCTCGCCCTCGGCGAAGCAGGTCTGGCCGAAGAGGGCCGCCTGCTGGTCGCCGAGCGCGGAGGCGACCGGGATGCCGTCCAGGACGCCGCCCTTGACGTGGCCGTAGACCTCGGCGGAGGAGCGGATCTCCGGCAGCACGGCGGCCGGGACGTCCATGGACTGGAGGATCTTGTCGTCCCACTCCATGGTGTGGAGGTTCATGAGCATGGTGCGCGACGCGTTGGTCACGTCGGTGACGTGGTGGCCGCCGTCGACGCCGCCGGTCAGGTTCCAGATGACCCAGGAGTCCATCGTGCCGAAGAGGATGTCGCCGCGCTCGGCGCGCTCCCGCAGGCCCTCGACGTTGTCGAGCAGCCAGCGGACCTTCGGCCCGGAGAAGTAGCTGGCCAGCGGCAGGCCCGTCTCGCGCCGGAAGCGGTCCTGGCCGACGTTGCGGCCGAGCTCCCTGCACAGCCCGTCGGTGCGGGTGTCCTGCCAGACGAGCGCGTTGTGGACCGGCTCACCGGTGTTCTTGTCCCACATCAGCGTGGTCTCGCGCTGGTTGGTGATGCCGATGGCCTTCACGTCGGCGGCGGAGATGCCGCCCTTCTCGATGGCTCCGGCCACCACTTCCTGCACGTTGGTCCAGATCTCGGCGGCGTCGTGCTCCACCCAGCCCGGCTTGGGGAAGATCTGTTCGTGCTCCTTCTGGTCGACGGAGACGATCCGGCCGTCCTTGTCGAAGACGATGCAGCGGGACGAGGTCGTGCCCTGGTCGATGGCGGCGATGAAGGGGCCGCTGGTGTGTGCGTCGGTCACTGGTGCTCCCTGGAGGTCTCGGTGTTCATTCCCACGACTACTGCTGTACGGCTCAGGCGAACGCGATGTTGTAGATACCCGCCGCGAGGGCACCACCGATCAGCGGACCGGCGATCGGGATCCAGGCGTAGCTCCAGTCGGAGCCGCCCTTGTTCGGCAGCGGGAGCAGGGCGTGCACGATGCGCGGACCGAGGTCACGGGCCGGGTTGATGGCGTAGCCGGTCGGGCCGCCCAGCGAGAGGCCGATGGAGACGACGACGAAGGCGGTGATCAGGGCGCCGAGGACGCCGAGGCCCTTGCCGCTGTCGTTGAGGCCCTGGGTGAGCACCGCCAGTACCAGCACGACGGTGCCGATGATCTCGGTGGCCAGGTTCTGCCACACGTTGCGGACCTCGGGGCCGGTGGAGAAGATGCCGAGCACGGGGCCGGCGTTCGGAGCGGTCTTCTGGTCGACCATGCCCTCCTCGTGCGGGGGCGCGGCGATGATCTCCGGGTCCGTGAGGTGGGCCTGGAACTGGCCGTAGTAGGCGACCCAGACCAGCGCGGCGCCGATCATCGCGCCGAGCAGCTGGCCGGCGAAGTAGACCGGAACGTTGCTCCAGTCGCTGTCCTTGATCGCGATACCGACCGTGACCGCCGGGTTGAGGTGGGCGCCGGAGAGGGAGGCCGTCATGTAGACCGCGGTCATGACCGCGAAGCCCCACCCGAAGGTGATGGCCAGCCAACCGGCGTTCTGCGCCTTCGAGCGCTTGAGTACGACGGCGGCGACGACGCCGGCGCCGAGCAGGATGAGTACGGCGGTACCTATGGTCTCGCCGATGAAGATGTCGGAGCTGGACACCCGCGACTCCTTTGTCCATCGTCCAGGGGAAGGCGAACCACGGGATTCTCCGATGGTCCGCGCCCTCGAGTGAGGGCGTTGGCCGGCCCATGGCACTGTCACACCCTAGCGCGTATTGCCGTTAGGTGTTCGACAATGTCGACCGGTGAACGGAAGTTTTGCCCTCCGGTTAACAGCACGTCAAGAGGTCCTGCCCGAGAACCGTCTGCATAACGCGATCGTTACCGAGGGGCTCCGACGCTGCATCCCGAACGACCGGGCGGAAGGGGGACCGACCACCGGCGGGGCGGCCGGTCCGGGCGCGGACGAGGCCCGGGAGTGACGTGTCCTGGTGCGTGAGCGGCACCCCGGGGCCCGTGTGGCGCCGGGGTGCCGGTTCGAGGCAAAGGGGGGGGTCGGCCCCACAGGGCGTGAGCGCGGCGCCTGTGGCGCTGGGGGCGGGCCCGGGTCCGCCTCGTGACCCCGCGGGCCCCGGCGGAAAGGGTGAGCCCGGTGGGAAGGGCGGGTGTCGGCGGGGCCGGGGTTCCGTGGTGAAGGCTCCGCGCGGCGCGATGGCCAAACCCGCCACGAGGGCGGGCGCCGCCGGGGACGCGGGGCGGTCCTCGGTGAAGGCCGTGCCGGGGCGAACCTCGCCGGGCGCCGCCCTGGGGCTACTCTCGCGACACGCCCTAGAAGCGGCCTGCGCCCAGGTCGCGGGAGACGGCGCGGGCGCAGTCACGCACCGCGGCGACCAGCTCGGAGCGCAGTTCGCCGCCCGCACAGACCCGCTCCACGGCGCCTGTGATGGCCACCGCGCCTACCGGCATCCGGCGTCGGTCGTGGATGGGGGCGGCCACTGAGGCCACGCCCTCCCAGGTCTCCTCCACGTCGGCTGCCCACCCGCGCGCCCGGGTGTGGTCGAGCAGCGTCTCGAAGGACTCCGTGTCGGTGACGGTGCGGGGCGTGAAGGGCTCGCGCGCGATCTCCAGGACCTCGCTGTGCGCCACCGGGTCGTAGGCCGACAGCACCTTGCCCAGTGCCGTGGAGTGCAGCGGCTGCATCGCGCCGACCTCCAGGACCTGCCGACTGTCGTCGGGCCGGAAGACGTGGTGCACGATCAGGACGCCCTGCTGGTGCAGGACGCCCAGATGGACGCTCTCGCCGCTGGAGCGGGCCAGGTCGTCGGTCCAGACCAGCGCCCGCGCCCGCAGCTCGTGCACGTCCAGGTAGCTGTTGCCCAGGCGCAGCAGTTCCGCGCCCAGCTGGTAGCGCGAGGCCGCGTCCTGCTCGACGAAGCCCTCGGCCTGGAGGGTGCGCAGGATGCCGTGTGCCGTGCCCTTGGCGAGCCCCAGGGACGAGGCGATGTCGGACAGCCCGAGCCGGCGTTCGCCGCCCGCGAGCAGTCGCAGCATCGCCGCCGCCCGTTCAAGCGACTGGATGTTCTTCGCCATCGCCCGGCCTTTCTCCCTGTCCCCGATCCCGAAGGCTCCGTGGATCTTACGGAGTGGAGTCCCCTGGATCATGCTGTTCGGTAATGCTGAACACTATCGGTCGATGCCGACCAGTAGTTACTCTGACAGTGTCGTTCACGAACACAGGTGACCGGGAGTCCCGCGACACAGGATGCCGTCCGTCCCGTGGAACACCCTGCCCACCCTGCCACCGGCATGGTTACTCTGGCTCCGTACGCCCTCCACCGAGGGTGTGAAGCCGACAGCCGTCGCATCCCAGGGAGCTCATCCATGGCCTCGTCGCCGACCCCGCCCGCCGGCAGCCCCGACCGCGCCGCAGCCCTCCGTGAGGCACTCGCGACCCGTGTGGTCGTGGCGGACGGAGCGATGGGCACCATGCTCCAGGCGCAGGACCCCTCGATGGAGGACTTCGAGAACCTCGAGGGCTGCAACGAGATCCTGAACGTCACCCGGCCCGACATCGTCCGCTCGGTGCACCAGGAGTACTTCGCCGCGGGCGTCGACTGTGTCGAGACCAACACCTTCGGCGCCAACCTCGCCGCGCTCGGCGAGTACGACATCCCCGAGCGCGTGCACGAGCTCTCCGAGTCCGGCGCCCGGATCGCCCGCGAGGTCGCCGACGAGTTCACCGCCTCCACCGGGCAGCAGCGCTGGGTGCTGGGCTCCATCGGTCCGGGCACCAAGTTGCCGACCCTGGGCCACGCGCCGTACACCGCGCTGCGCGACGCCTACCAGCAGAACGCCGAGGGCCTGCTCGCGGGCGGCGCCGACGCGCTGCTGGTGGAGACCACCCAGGACCTGCTCCAGACCAAGGCGTCCGTCGTCGGCGCCCGCCGCGCCCTCGACGCGCTCGGCGCCGACGTCCCGCTGATCTGTTCCGTCACGGTCGAGACGACGGGCACGATGCTGCTCGGTTCGGAGATCGGCGCGGCGCTCACCGCGCTGGAGCCGCTCGGCATCGACATGATCGGCCTGAACTGCGCGACCGGTCCGGCCGAGATGAGCGAGCACCTGCGGTATCTGGCACGCCACTCGCGCATCCCGCTGTCCTGCATGCCCAACGCCGGCCTGCCGGTGCTGGGGAAGGACGGCGCGCACTATCCGCTGTCTCCGACGGAGCTGGCCGACGCGCAGGAGAACTTCGTCCGTGAGTACGGGCTGTCGCTGATCGGCGGCTGTTGCGGTACGACCCCCGAGCACCTGCGCCAGGTCGTGGAGCGGGTCCGGGGCCTCGCCCCGACCGCTCGCGAGCCGCGCCCCGAGCCGGGTGCCGCCTCGCTCTACCAGACGGTGCCGTTCCGGCAGGACACCGCCTACATGGCGATCGGGGAGCGGACGAACGCCAACGGGTCCAAGAAGTTCCGCGAGGCGATGCTCGAGGCCCGCTGGGACGACTGTGTGGAGATGGCGCGGGACCAGATCCGCGAGGGAGCGCACATGCTGGATCTGTGCGTGGACTACGTGGGCCGTGACGGCGTCGCGGACATGGCGGAACTGGCGGGTCGCTTCGCGACGGCGTCGACGCTGCCGATCGTGCTGGACTCCACCGAGGTCGACGTCCTCCAGGCCGGTCTGGAGAAGCTCGGCGGCCGTGCGGTGATCAACTCGGTCAACTACGAGGACGGTGACGGCCCCGACTCGCGCTTCGCGAAGGTGACCCGGCTGGCTCGGGAACACGGTGCCGCGCTGATCGCCCTCACCATCGACGAGGAGGGCCAGGCCCGGACCGTCGAGACCAAGGTCGCCATCGCCGAGCGGTTGATCGAGGACCTGACCGGCAACTGGGGCATCCACGAGTCGGACATCCTGATCGACACCCTGACCTTCACGATCTGCACCGGTCAGGAGGAGTCGCGCGGCGACGGTGTCGCCACCATCGAGGCGATCCGTGAGCTCAAGCGCCGCCATCCGGAGGTGCAGACCACGCTCGGCCTGTCGAACATCTCCTTCGGTCTCAACCCGGCCGCCCGGATCCTGCTGAACTCCGTCTTCCTCGACGAGTGCGTCAAGGCGGGTCTGGACTCGGCGATCGTGCACGCCTCCAAGATCCTCCCGATCGCCCGGTTCGACGAGGAGCAGGTCACCACCGCCCTCGACCTGATCCACGACCGGCGTTCCGAGGGCTACGACCCGCTCCAGAAGCTGATGGCCCTCTTCGAGGGCGTCGACACCAAGTCGATGAAGGCAGGCAAGACCGAGGAACTCCTCGCCCTGCCGCTGGACGAGCGGCTGAAGCGGCGCATCATCGACGGAGAGAAGAACGGTCTGGAGACCGATCTCGATGAGGCACTGGAGACCCGCCCCGCGCTGGACATCGTCAACGAGACGCTGCTGGAGGGCATGAAGGTCGTCGGTGAGCTGTTCGGCTCCGGCCAGATGCAGCTCCCGTTCGTGCTCCAGTCCGCCGAGGTGATGAAGAACGCGGTCGCCTACCTCGAACCCCACATGGAGAAGTCGGACGCCGAGGGCAAGGGCACCATCGTGCTGGCCACGGTGCGCGGTGACGTTCACGACATCGGCAAGAACCTGGTCGACATCATCCTCTCCAACAACGGCTACAACGTGGTGAACCTCGGCATCAAGCAGCCCGTCGCCGCGATCCTGGAAGCCGCCGAGGAGCACAGGGCCGACGTCATCGGCATGTCGGGCCTCCTGGTCAAGTCCACCGTGATCATGAAGGAGAACCTCGAGGAGCTCAACCAGCGCGGACTCGCCACCGACTTCCCCGTCATCCTCGGCGGCGCCGCCCTCACTCGCGCCTACGTCGAACAGGACCTCCACGAGATCTACCACGGCGAGGTCCGTTACGCCCGCGACGCCTTCGAGGGCCTGCGCCTCATGGACGCCCTGATCGCCGTCAAGCGCGGCGTCCCCGGCGCTGCCCTGCCCGAACTCAAGCAACGCCGGGTCGCCCAGCGCGCCAGCGCGCTCGAGGTCAACGAGCCGGAGGAAGCCGGCCGTTCCGACGTCGCCACGGACAACCCCGTGCCGGCCCCGCCGTTCTGGGGCACCCGGGTCGTGAAGGGCATCCAGCTGAAGGAGTACGCGAGCTGGCTCGACGAGGGCGCCCTCTTCAAGGGCCAGTGGGGCCTGAAGCAGACGCGTGCCGGGGACGGCCCGAGCTACGAGGAGCTCGTCGAGACCGACGGCCGCCCGCGGCTGCGCGGCTGGCTGGAGCGGCTGCACACCGAGAACCTGCTGGAGGCGGCCGTCGTGCACGGCTACTTCCCGTGTGTCTCCAAGGGCGACGACCTGATCATCCTCGACGAGCAGGGCAACGAGCGGACCCGCTTCACCTTCCCGCGCCAGCGCCGGGGACGCCGCCTGTGCCTGGCCGACTTCTTCCGCCCCGAGGAGTCCGGCGAGACCGACGTGGTCGGCCTCCAGGTCGTCACCGTCGGCTCCCGGATCGGCGAGGCCACCGCCAGGCTCTTCGAGTCCGACTCCTACCGCGACTACCTCGAACTGCACGGCCTGTCGGTGCAGCTGGCCGAGGCCCTCGCCGAGTACTGGCACGCCCGGGTCCGGGCGGAGCTCGGCTTCGCGGGCGAGGACCCGGCCGATGTCGAGGACATGTTCGCGCTGAAGTACCGTGGCGCCCGCTTCTCGCTGGGCTACGGTGCCTGCCCCGACCTGGAGGACCGCGCGAAGATCGCCGAGCTGCTCCGTCCCGAGCGGATCGGAGTCCAGCTGTCCGAGGAGTTCCAGCTCCACCCGGAGCAGTCCACGGACGCGATCGTCATTCACCACCCCGAGGCGAAGTACTTCAACGCCCGCTGACACCGTCCGCCGTGCCCGCACGGCGGCACGACCGCGCACGTCAGGAGATAGATGCCTGCATCCGCGGTGGTCGAGACGTACACTGGTCGGTCCAGTGCAGGCCGGTCTCCCTCCCCGTACCGGGAGGGGGCCGGCCTTCTCGTCCCTCCATGGAGGTGTGCCGGATGACCAGTACGGTCCCCGCGTCCTTGTTCCGTACCGACGGCAGCTCCGCCCTGCAGGCGGTGTTCCTCGACATGGACGGCACCCTCGTCGACACCGAGGGATTCTGGTGGGACGCGGAGGTCGAGGCGTTCCGGGACCTCGGGCACCGGCTGGACGAGTCCTGGCGGGACGTAGTCGTCGGCGGCCCCATGACGCGCAGTGCCGGCTACCTCATCGACGCCACGGGCGCCGACATCACCCTCGCCGAACTGACGGTCCTGCTCAACGAGAAGTTCGAGCAGCGCATCGACCGGGGAGTACCACTGATGCCGGGCGCCGAGCGGCTCCTGGCCGAGCTGTCACGGCACGCCATCCCGACCGCCCTGGTCTCCGCCTCGCACCGGCGGATCATCGACCGGGTCCTCGCGTCCCTGGGCCATGACCGTTTCACCCTCACCGTCGCCGGCGACGAGGTCCTGCGTACCAAGCCCCACCCCGAGCCGTATCTGACGGCCGCCCGTGGCGTGGGCGCCGACCCGGGTCTCTGCGCCGTCATCGAGGACACGGCGACCGGCGTGGCGGCTGCCGAGGCGGCCGGTTGCCGGGTGGTCGCGGTTCCCTCCGTGGCACCTATCCCGCCGGCCGGGGGCCGTACCGTCGTCCGTTCCCTGGAAGAGGTCGACGTGCCGTTTCTCCGGACCTTGATCACTGGTCCCCGATGATTTGAGCTTTGTCTGAGCTTCGTTTTCCCGGCGCGGGCGCACGCGAACGCTGAGCACTTGATCGTGCATTTTCCGTGACCGGGGCGTGAAGGCCCGCAGTGGTCCGCGCGAGGTATTCCGGCCACCCGTCGAAAAAGCACCGGCGTGACCTTGGTCACGCAGCGTGTGCTTCGGCGGGTGGCCTTCACGTGTCCGGCATCCGGAATGTGCGGATTCACCCCTGCCCTTGTGTCCCGGTTCAGCGCTTGATGTACGAATCACGTGCCGCATGACTATCGAGACCCTCGCATTCATGATCACCGTGCGATTACCCCTGAAGTCGCTCGGCGTCCGGTAATGCCGACGCCGCCCACTAATCTTTCGCGAGTACTTCGCCGCATATCCGCGTGCCCCCGGCGCATACCCGAGCCGCCGCGAACACAGGACCGATCGCACACCATCCCGGCCCGATCGCCCGCCCCGACCGGGCGGTAGCGGCGAGTGTTCGCCCACCCGCTGAAAACAGTGCCGGATGAGGAGACTGTCCAGGATGAACCGCAAGACCTTGGTGCTGCCGGCCGTGGCCGGACTGCTCGCGCCGCTGCTCGTCGCGTGCGGCGGTTCGGACGAGAACAGAGCCATCGTCGTCGGCACCACCGACCGGTTCCTCGCCGACAGCGAGACCCCGGCGCCCCTCGACCCGGCCTTCGCCTACGACACCGGCGCCTGGAACATCCTGCGCCAGACCGTGCAGACGCTGATGCACGCGCCTCGCGGCGGCGGCGAGCCCGTGCCCGAGGCCGCCGAGAGCTGCGGATTCAGCGACAAGGCCAGCGAGAGCTACCGCTGCAAACTGCGCGAGGGCCTCACCTTCTCGGACGGCACACCGCTCACCGCCGATGACGTGAAGTTCTCCGTCGAGCGCGTCCTGAACATCAAGTCCGACAACGGCACCGCGGCCCTCCTCGCCGGCATCGACACCATCGAGACGAAGAACGACCGCGAGATCGTCTTCCACCTCAAGACGCCTGACGCGACCTTCCCGTACAAGCTCTCCACCCCGGTCGCCGGCATCCTGAGCAAGGGCAAGTACAGCGCCACCGAGCTACGCGAGGGCTTCGAGGTCGACGGCTCCGGCCCGTACACGATGAAGGTCGAGCGCGAAGGCGACCGCGTCGCCAAGGCTGTCTTCACCCGGAACCCGAAGTACCAGGGTGACATCACCCTGCGCAACGACAAGGTCGAGCTCCGCTCCTACGCCGACGCGGACACCATGGGCCGGGCGCTCCGGAACCGCGAGATCGACGTCATGACCCGCTCGATGTCGCTGGACCAGATCAAGGACCTCACCGAGAAGCCCCAGGCGGGCATCGAACTCACCGAGGTCCCGGGCCTGGAGATCCGCTACCTCGCCTTCAACACCGAGGCGCCCTCCGTCAAGGACAAGGCCGTCCGGCAGGCCATGGCCTCCGTCGTCGACCGCGGCGCGCTCGTGAACGCGGTGTACGGCACCACCGCGCAGCCGCTCTACTCACTGATCCCCTCCAGCATCACCGGGCACTCCACCGACTTCTTCGACATCTACGGAGAGCCCAGCGCCGCCAAGGCCCGCGGCATCCTGAAGGACGCCGGCATCAAGACCCCGGTGAAGCTGACGCTGCACTACACCACCGATCACTACGGTTCCGGCACACAGAAGGAATTCGAGACGCTGCGCGAGCAGCTCAACTCCACGGGCCTCTTCGACGCGGCCATCGAGGGCGCCGAGTGGTCCACCTTCCGCCCGGCGCAGAAGCGCGGTGACTACGCGGTCTACGGCCTCGGCTGGTTCCCCGACTTCCCGGACCCGGACAACTACGTGGCGCCGTTCCTCGACGCGGACAACTTCCTCAACACGCCTTACGTCAACAAGGCGGTCCGGGAGCAGCTGATCCCGGAGTCGCGCCGCTCGGCCGACCGCACCGCCGTCAGCCCGGTCTTCGGCGAGATCCAGGAGACCGTGGCCAAGGACGTGCCGCTCCTTCCGCTGTGGCAGGGCAAGCAGTACGTCGCCGCCCGCGACGACGTGACCGGCGTCGAATGGGCGCTGAACACCTCCTCCGACCTGCTCCTGTGGGAGCTCGGCCGGGGCAGCGTCTGACCGCTCCACCAGCTCGGTGACCCCGGCCGCGCGGCGCGGCCGGCCTGGCAAGAGATCAAGAGGCAAGTTCTGTGAAGCACAACAAGTGGCTGACGGCCCCGCTCGCGGCAGGTCTGTCCGCCGCCCTGCTCAGCGGCTGCGGCACCGAGCAGGGCGGGGGCTCCGCCGGCTCGGGAGGCAGCGTGCGCGTCGGGATGTCGGACGAGATCCTGGCGACCGACCCCGCCGCCGGCTACGACCCCGGCTCCTGGCTGTTGTTCAACAACGTCTTCCAGTCCCTGCTGAGCTTCCCCAAGGGCTCCACCCTTCCCGAGCCCGAGGCGGCCGAGAAGTGCGGCTTCGAGACGGGCAGCAAGGTCTACCGCTGCACCCTGCGCGACGGCCTGAAGTTCTCCAACGGCAACGACCTGACCTCGGAGGACGTCAAGTTCTCCTTCGAGCGCGCGCTGAAGATCAACGACCCGTCCGGGCCGGTGCCGCTGCTGTCCACGATCGACTCCATCGAGACCCCGGACGACAGGACCGTCGTCTTCCACCTCAAGGTCCCCGACGCCACGTTCCCGAGCAAGATCGCCTCCGGCGCCGGCTCCATCGTCGACCACCGCGAGTACGCCCCCGACGCCCTGCGCACCGACGGCAAGGCGGTCGGCTCCGGCCCGTACACGCTGGAGTCCATCAGCGACTCCGAGGCCCTTTTCTCCGTCAACGCCGCCTACCAGGGCAACGCGCGGCCGAGCAACGGCGGCATCACGCTCAAGCTCTACAACGGCGACCGCGAGGCCCTGGCGAAGGCCCTCGCCGACAACGACGTGGACGTGGCCTACCGTGGCCTCGCCGCGGACGACATCGCCGCCCTGGAGACCTCCGAGAACACGGACGACCGGGGCGTCGAGATCGTCCAGGGCACCAGCGCCGAGGTCCAGCACCTCGTCTTCAACGTGGAGGACCCGGTCGTCGGCAAGCTCGCCGTCCGCCAGGCGATCGCCCACCTCGTCGACCGCGAGGCCCTCGTCGAGGACATCCTCAAGTCCACGGCGACCCCGCTGTACTCGATCGTCCCGGCCGGCATCGCCGGACACAACACCGCCTTCTTCGAC encodes:
- a CDS encoding HAD family hydrolase, whose protein sequence is MTSTVPASLFRTDGSSALQAVFLDMDGTLVDTEGFWWDAEVEAFRDLGHRLDESWRDVVVGGPMTRSAGYLIDATGADITLAELTVLLNEKFEQRIDRGVPLMPGAERLLAELSRHAIPTALVSASHRRIIDRVLASLGHDRFTLTVAGDEVLRTKPHPEPYLTAARGVGADPGLCAVIEDTATGVAAAEAAGCRVVAVPSVAPIPPAGGRTVVRSLEEVDVPFLRTLITGPR
- a CDS encoding glycerol-3-phosphate dehydrogenase/oxidase, with protein sequence MTTLQSVPTLGTRPAAGSLPSRAETREQLSKATYDLLVIGGGILGISTAWHAAQSGLRVALVDAGDFAGATSSASSKLLHGGLRYLQTGAVKLVAENHFERRAVSRQVAPHLANPLTFYLPVYKGGPHGAAKLGAGVFAYSALSAFGDGVGHLLSPAKAAQDVPELRTDDLKAVAVYGDDQMNDARMALMTVRAAVAAGATVLNHAEVTGLRFTRGRVTGAELKDRTTGDEFGVSARLVLNATGPWVDHLRRMEDPNAAPSIRLSKGAHLVLKRTSPWKAALATPIDKYRITFALPWEDMLLLGTTDEEYEGDPGQVEVTERDTAQILDEAAFSIRDQQLSRDLITYSFAGLRVLPGGPGDTSKAKRETVVTEGRGGMLSVAGGKWTTFRHIGRTVMKKLESLPGHPLGEDYEPVSKLPKRLPLPGIANPNAVAHRLLVDGPAPGPRMAADTAKHLATHYGSLSFDIARMANENPELAQRVHPDAPEIWAQVAYARDHEWAETADDVLRRRTTLTIRGLATDEIRARVEGFLGERA
- a CDS encoding IclR family transcriptional regulator — encoded protein: MAKNIQSLERAAAMLRLLAGGERRLGLSDIASSLGLAKGTAHGILRTLQAEGFVEQDAASRYQLGAELLRLGNSYLDVHELRARALVWTDDLARSSGESVHLGVLHQQGVLIVHHVFRPDDSRQVLEVGAMQPLHSTALGKVLSAYDPVAHSEVLEIAREPFTPRTVTDTESFETLLDHTRARGWAADVEETWEGVASVAAPIHDRRRMPVGAVAITGAVERVCAGGELRSELVAAVRDCARAVSRDLGAGRF
- the glpK gene encoding glycerol kinase GlpK, with protein sequence MTDAHTSGPFIAAIDQGTTSSRCIVFDKDGRIVSVDQKEHEQIFPKPGWVEHDAAEIWTNVQEVVAGAIEKGGISAADVKAIGITNQRETTLMWDKNTGEPVHNALVWQDTRTDGLCRELGRNVGQDRFRRETGLPLASYFSGPKVRWLLDNVEGLRERAERGDILFGTMDSWVIWNLTGGVDGGHHVTDVTNASRTMLMNLHTMEWDDKILQSMDVPAAVLPEIRSSAEVYGHVKGGVLDGIPVASALGDQQAALFGQTCFAEGEAKSTYGTGTFMLMNTGDKIINSYSGLLTTVGYQIGEEKPVYALEGSIAVTGSLVQWMRDQMGLIKSAAEIETLASSVEDNGGAYFVPAFSGLFAPYWRSDARGVIAGLTRYVTKAHIARAVLEATAWQTREITDAMTKDSGVELTALKVDGGMTSNNLLMQTLSDFLDAPVVRPMVAETTCLGAAYAAGLAVGFWPDTDALRANWRRAAEWTPRMDADKRDSEYKSWLKAVERSMGWLEDGSDEE
- the metH gene encoding methionine synthase, giving the protein MASSPTPPAGSPDRAAALREALATRVVVADGAMGTMLQAQDPSMEDFENLEGCNEILNVTRPDIVRSVHQEYFAAGVDCVETNTFGANLAALGEYDIPERVHELSESGARIAREVADEFTASTGQQRWVLGSIGPGTKLPTLGHAPYTALRDAYQQNAEGLLAGGADALLVETTQDLLQTKASVVGARRALDALGADVPLICSVTVETTGTMLLGSEIGAALTALEPLGIDMIGLNCATGPAEMSEHLRYLARHSRIPLSCMPNAGLPVLGKDGAHYPLSPTELADAQENFVREYGLSLIGGCCGTTPEHLRQVVERVRGLAPTAREPRPEPGAASLYQTVPFRQDTAYMAIGERTNANGSKKFREAMLEARWDDCVEMARDQIREGAHMLDLCVDYVGRDGVADMAELAGRFATASTLPIVLDSTEVDVLQAGLEKLGGRAVINSVNYEDGDGPDSRFAKVTRLAREHGAALIALTIDEEGQARTVETKVAIAERLIEDLTGNWGIHESDILIDTLTFTICTGQEESRGDGVATIEAIRELKRRHPEVQTTLGLSNISFGLNPAARILLNSVFLDECVKAGLDSAIVHASKILPIARFDEEQVTTALDLIHDRRSEGYDPLQKLMALFEGVDTKSMKAGKTEELLALPLDERLKRRIIDGEKNGLETDLDEALETRPALDIVNETLLEGMKVVGELFGSGQMQLPFVLQSAEVMKNAVAYLEPHMEKSDAEGKGTIVLATVRGDVHDIGKNLVDIILSNNGYNVVNLGIKQPVAAILEAAEEHRADVIGMSGLLVKSTVIMKENLEELNQRGLATDFPVILGGAALTRAYVEQDLHEIYHGEVRYARDAFEGLRLMDALIAVKRGVPGAALPELKQRRVAQRASALEVNEPEEAGRSDVATDNPVPAPPFWGTRVVKGIQLKEYASWLDEGALFKGQWGLKQTRAGDGPSYEELVETDGRPRLRGWLERLHTENLLEAAVVHGYFPCVSKGDDLIILDEQGNERTRFTFPRQRRGRRLCLADFFRPEESGETDVVGLQVVTVGSRIGEATARLFESDSYRDYLELHGLSVQLAEALAEYWHARVRAELGFAGEDPADVEDMFALKYRGARFSLGYGACPDLEDRAKIAELLRPERIGVQLSEEFQLHPEQSTDAIVIHHPEAKYFNAR
- a CDS encoding MIP/aquaporin family protein, whose protein sequence is MSSSDIFIGETIGTAVLILLGAGVVAAVVLKRSKAQNAGWLAITFGWGFAVMTAVYMTASLSGAHLNPAVTVGIAIKDSDWSNVPVYFAGQLLGAMIGAALVWVAYYGQFQAHLTDPEIIAAPPHEEGMVDQKTAPNAGPVLGIFSTGPEVRNVWQNLATEIIGTVVLVLAVLTQGLNDSGKGLGVLGALITAFVVVSIGLSLGGPTGYAINPARDLGPRIVHALLPLPNKGGSDWSYAWIPIAGPLIGGALAAGIYNIAFA